The Dethiosulfovibrio faecalis genome has a segment encoding these proteins:
- a CDS encoding YitT family protein: protein MRHNKTLKGMLAETRRFIREEGRSLVVITLGAMIYAVAIQLFVIPAKLPGTGVNGIALLLNYMWEIPLAIPIWGLNALLFIYGWKVLPRRFTLWSIYGTAVFTVFLKVAEISLPVPVIDDRFLLIVVAGLLQGAPYAMIFTAGGSLGGTDIISMAVRRKTGMEVSQFTMIANMLVIALFLMAVSFENVVYGVVLSYITTTVMGGSMRSFGLRKEALIVCSDPDRVRHFITQELGRGVTVFIGRGGFSDSPRDILMTLLTARQAMLLKQYLQKTDPKAFLRLADATEVLGRGFGSWKKDV from the coding sequence TTGAGACATAACAAAACCCTTAAGGGAATGCTTGCCGAGACGAGAAGATTCATAAGAGAAGAGGGCAGGTCCCTGGTGGTGATAACCCTGGGGGCCATGATCTACGCCGTGGCCATACAGCTTTTCGTGATTCCCGCCAAACTTCCCGGAACTGGGGTCAACGGCATAGCCTTGCTGCTCAACTATATGTGGGAAATTCCTCTGGCGATACCGATATGGGGGCTCAACGCACTTCTTTTCATATACGGGTGGAAGGTCCTCCCTCGAAGGTTCACCCTTTGGAGCATCTACGGAACCGCGGTGTTCACCGTGTTCCTGAAGGTAGCGGAGATATCTCTTCCCGTGCCGGTGATAGACGACAGGTTCCTCCTGATAGTGGTCGCCGGACTTCTCCAGGGAGCTCCCTACGCCATGATATTCACCGCAGGTGGCTCCCTAGGGGGAACCGACATCATCTCCATGGCGGTCCGCAGAAAGACGGGCATGGAGGTAAGTCAGTTCACCATGATAGCCAACATGCTGGTGATAGCGCTGTTCCTGATGGCGGTCAGCTTCGAGAACGTCGTTTACGGAGTGGTGCTGTCCTACATAACCACCACCGTGATGGGAGGCTCCATGAGGTCCTTCGGATTGAGGAAGGAAGCCCTGATCGTCTGCAGCGACCCGGACCGGGTGCGTCATTTCATAACCCAGGAGCTGGGAAGAGGGGTCACTGTGTTCATCGGCAGAGGAGGCTTTTCCGACTCGCCGAGAGACATACTCATGACCCTTCTGACCGCCAGACAGGCCATGCTGCTCAAACAATACCTTCAGAAGACCGACCCGAAGGCGTTCTTGCGACTCGCCGACGCCACGGAGGTTCTGGGACGGGGTTTCGGCAGCTGGAAGAAGGACGTCTGA
- a CDS encoding flavodoxin family protein: MRILAINGSPRGEESNTQRMIDLFFEGAHAEGADTDTIYVRDLNVGFCRGCFACWTDTPGRCIQRDDMDMVLEAIKGSDAVIWGTPLYHYGMTAMLKTVLERTLPTVDPHIVKEGDSYCHPMRDERHFLTKTLLFSNCGFPEMHHFDGLISQFACLFRGHGDAPSETILRPCGGMLRLPELIPHIEWYYDALRNAGKEFVRDGRISEGTHETLRRDIVDVEVFVSRANAYWDECLAKVKTGEGN, from the coding sequence ATGAGAATTCTGGCTATAAACGGAAGTCCTAGGGGAGAGGAAAGCAATACCCAAAGGATGATAGACCTCTTTTTCGAGGGAGCCCATGCGGAGGGAGCCGATACGGATACCATATACGTCAGGGATCTGAACGTAGGCTTTTGTAGGGGCTGCTTCGCCTGTTGGACCGATACTCCCGGCAGGTGTATCCAGAGGGACGATATGGATATGGTGCTGGAGGCCATAAAAGGCTCCGACGCCGTGATATGGGGGACTCCCCTGTATCATTACGGAATGACGGCCATGTTGAAGACGGTTCTGGAGAGGACTCTCCCCACGGTGGATCCTCACATAGTCAAGGAAGGGGATTCCTACTGCCATCCCATGAGGGACGAAAGGCATTTTCTGACGAAAACCCTCCTGTTCTCGAACTGCGGTTTTCCGGAGATGCACCACTTCGACGGCCTGATATCCCAGTTTGCCTGTCTCTTCAGGGGACACGGAGACGCCCCCTCGGAGACGATCCTTCGCCCCTGCGGAGGAATGCTGCGTCTTCCGGAATTGATCCCCCATATCGAGTGGTACTACGATGCTCTCAGGAACGCCGGAAAGGAGTTCGTCCGGGATGGGAGGATCTCCGAGGGGACCCACGAGACTCTCAGAAGGGACATCGTGGATGTGGAGGTCTTCGTCTCCCGTGCCAACGCCTATTGGGACGAGTGCCTGGCTAAAGTGAAGACAGGGGAAGGGAACTAG